A part of Apostichopus japonicus isolate 1M-3 chromosome 10, ASM3797524v1, whole genome shotgun sequence genomic DNA contains:
- the LOC139975179 gene encoding P2R1A-PPP2R2A-interacting phosphatase regulator 1-like codes for MAADRQLCRNSSGSESPEEVTRMEIERPEVSADGDSLQSGIKETSNLRRSNSAPMFNGPNMGDESPVFQPINDRPRVRRFSTHIIGSPKPPSSSKGTSLRVNQIRHEESMDIVSRETEGERGIQSAFQMSQSWDDMHLDASIKTLRTSQGNKPRFSDPLSIMPPAFPLSSSPSPTRATGKQCFSPSTQIYRNNSMSPSPIPSPTRSTVTRRSMSPVLRPSNLGMGVKRKAGDHEMDTTPSKRIFLSSPSHPSSTASISSISSDDSSPLQQRATTESNNVNNSMLSSPSHFQFSSSSSNSV; via the exons ATGGCTGCTGACAGACAACTTTGCAGGAATTCAAGTGGCTCAGAGAGTCCAGAGGAAGTGACCAGAATGGAGATTGAAAGGCCAGAGGTGTCTGCTGATGGAGATAGCCTTCAGAGCGGGATTAAGGAGACCTCGAATCTACGAAGGTCTAACAGTGCTCCCATGTTCAACGGACCAAATATGGG CGATGAATCTCCAGTATTTCAACCGATAAACGACCGGCCCAGGGTAAGGAGGTTCAGCACACACATTATTGGAAGCCCAAAACCA CCGAGCAGCTCAAAAGGGACTTCATTACGGGTTAATCAGATAAGACATGAAGAGAGTATGGACATTGTCAGCAGAGAGACAGAAGGCGAAAG GGGGATTCAGTCTGCATTTCAAATGAGCCAGTCATGGGATGACATGCACTTG GATGCCAGTATCAAAACGTTGAGAACTTCTCAGGGGAATAAACCACGGTTTTCTGATCCGCTGAGTATAATGCCGCCAGCCTTCCCCTTGTCTTCATCCCCATCCCCTACCAGAGCAACTGGCAAG CAATGTTTTTCACCTTCCACACAAATTTATCGTAATAATTCCATGAGCCCGAGTCCCATACCCAGCCCTACCAGAAGTACGGTCACCAGACGAAGCATGAGTCCCGTCCTGAGGCCCAGTAATCTAGGGATGGGTGTCAAAAGAAAAG CTGGAGACCACGAGATGGACACTACCCCATCCAAGCGAATCTTTTTATCCTCACCTAGCCACCCAAGCAGCACCGCAAG TATATCAAGCATCAGTTCAGATGACTCGAGTCCCCTTCAACAACGTGCAACTACAGAGAGCAACAACGTCAACAACTCAATGCTATCCAGTCCCTCACACTTCCAGTTCAGCAGCTCATCCAGTAATTCTGTCTAG